The following coding sequences lie in one Chiroxiphia lanceolata isolate bChiLan1 chromosome 19, bChiLan1.pri, whole genome shotgun sequence genomic window:
- the LOC116796443 gene encoding ubiquitin carboxyl-terminal hydrolase 42-like: MQHQSSDCDLTCPMLIILRSGPAKASWAELAFGTSQLRQLMLVCLPFSKHFSSLAAATSLTKTLLTAQEKICMDWHQRQRPGAGLLNLGNTCYINVILQCLTYTPPLANYLLSHEHSQSCQQQGFCMMCVMEVHIRKVLHSSASAILPGAVLRDLKFIGEEFEYGRQENAYEFLRCALNAMQRACLSGSSDSDISSQETTIVHQIFGGFMRSRVTCLSCQAVTDSYKAFLDVSLDIRAASSLTTVLEDCVTPKDLDPKECFKCSKCKKKVAASKRVTIHQAPRVLTLCLERADQWTGKKISKFVDYPEYLDLRPYMSDTAGEPLLCSLYAIVVHSGDTCLEGHFFCYTKASNGLWYKMDDESVDSCDTHTVLGQQAYLLFYARCSNLKMGEMAASSPAPSYVHSILSQTGGSSEQAGSAGPQALPGRIKVTHSVRNSARERARSRSPQWGNDLCSCSMNSTDYDNSMGRRRKRTSSLGCNHAPRDNTAPGLSNWICQRTPAPSAAWVQTLPIRRSSWRGYDIWSQVVEITNSHHSVRRFEHRRDARQTNTV, translated from the exons ATGCAGCATCAGTCCAGTGATTGTGACCTCACCTGCCCAATGCTTATTATCCTGAGGAGTGGGCCAGCAAAAGCTAGTTGGGCTGAGCTGGCCTTCGGGACATCTCAGCTCCGTCAACTGATGCTTGTATGCCTGCCTTTTTCCAAGCATTTTTCATCATTGGCAGCAGCTACAAGCCTCACCAAAACGCTTTTGACAGCTCAAG AGAAGATATGCATGGACTGGCACCAAAGACAGAGGCCTGGAGCGGGACTCCTCAACCTGGGCAATACTTGCTACATCAATGTCATCCTGCAGTGCCTGACATACACACCCCCTCTGGCCAACTACCTGCTCTCGCATGAGCACAGCCAGTCAT GTCAACAGCAAGGCTTCTGCATGATGTGCGTCATGGAAGTGCACATTAGGAAGGTCCTGCATTCCTCAGCCAGTGCCATCCTGCCTGGGGCTGTCCTCAGGGACCTCAAAT TCATAGGAGAAGAATTTGAGTATGGCAGGCAGGAAAACGCCTACGAGTTCTTACGCTGTGCTCTCAATGCCATGCAGAGAGCTTGTCTGAGTGGCAGCAGCGA ctcGGACATCTCTTCACAAGAAACTACCATCGTCCATCAAATATTTGGGGGCTTTATGAGATCCAGAG tcaCATGCTTGAGCTGCCAAGCAGTTACTGATTCCTACAAGGCCTTCCTGGATGTCTCTTTGGATATCAGA GCAGCCTCATCCCTCACCACAGTTCTGGAGGACTGTGTGACACCCAAGGATCTGGATCCGAAAGAATGCTTCAAATGTAGCAA GTGTAAGAAGAAGGTTGCTGCCTCCAAGAGGGTCACAATCCATCAAGCACCCAGAGTCCTCACATTATGTCTGGAAAGGGCTGACCAATGGACTGGCAAGAAGATCAGCAAG TTTGTGGACTATCCTGAGTACTTGGATCTTCGGCCATACATGTCTGACACAGCTGGAGAacccctcctctgctccttaTATGCCATCGTGGTGCACAGTGGTGACACCTGTCTTGAAGGACACTTTTTCTGCTACACAAAG GCCAGCAATGGGCTGTGGTACAAGATGGACGATGAGTCTGTGGATAGTTGTGACACCCACACAGTTCTGGGGCAGCAAGCATATTTGCTGTTCTATGCCAG gtGCTCCAATTTGAAAATGGGAGAAATGGCGGCTTCCTCACCAGCACCATCATATGTCCATTCCATCCTCAGTCAGACGGGGGGCAGCAGTGAGCAGGCAGGTTCTGCAGGACCACAAGCTCTGCCTGGTAGGATTAAGGTGACACACAGTGTCAGGAACAGTGCCAGGGAGAGGGCCCGGAGCAGATCCCCGCAGTGGGGCAATgatctctgcagctgctccatgaACAGCACTGACTACGACAACTCaatggggaggaggaggaagagaactAGTTCTTTAGGCTGTAACCATGCTCCCAGGGATAACACAGCTCCAGGGCTCTCCAACTGGATCTGCCAGCGGACACCTGCACCCAGTGCTGCTTGGGTGCAAACCCTGCCAATACGGAGATCCTCATGGCGGGGCTATGATATCTGGAGCCAGGTTGTGGAGATCACAAACTCTCATCACTCAGTGAGGAGGTTTGAGCATCGCAGAGATGCACGTCAGACAAACACAGTATGA